ATGTCAGACTGAAACAGAGAAGACTTTGAGATGTGATGAGTTGAGCAAGGGGGAAATAAAcctgaagagaaagaagatgaaGTAAAGAAAGGTCTGTAATACTGTAAAGAGAATAAGAAAGTAGAAGTGGAGGATGTTACCGAGATGgagataaaaatgtgtttacaaaGGAAGGGGTAGGTTGAACAAGAAGAGCAGCATGGAAAGGAGGGTGAAAGAGAACAACATCAAGAATGATGCCAAATGTAAGATGTATCACAAACGTCAGGCAATATCTTCCCTCCTGTATTATGTAATTTATGACTTCTTAGAGTAAGTCCTGCTACCACCTCTTAGCTAGTGAGGGAGCACAAGAGAGAAAGATAAGTCTTTGAAAAATGGTCAGCTTTTGTGGGGTACAGTATCAAAGAGCAGCCGGGGGCGGGAGCGATGGTTGGAGATGTGATGTGGGCAGACGAGTCACAGCATGGACAGATGAAACAGATTAACTGGCTTTAAAACACACACGCTCAAAGATGGTAACAAGTGCGTATGTGCGTGTCAAAGTGAGTTTGAAGCAGTTGTGGGAGGAAACTAGAGACAGAAAACCTAAAGATAAATTGTGGCACAGAATTCGATGTAAGGAGATTACTTAaagattaaagttttaaaacacGGCTAGAAACTTTTCAGAATATAGAACAttatctgaaaataaaagtagatAAACCCCCATTTTAAATTAGTTATATAAATAGAGTCCCATTATTAGCCATAAGGATTAAGGTTGGGAGTTCAATTGGtatttgaattttttaatttatgaaaacagattttgaaAACAGTCAATTTCTGAATTGTCTCAGCTACAGTATGAATTGAATAAAAATCTAGTCTTCAAACATCCCTCTCACAAAACTTCCAGGAGTCTCCTGCATATTAAAAGCAGTGCCCTGATGGCTGTATATTACGTATATATGCTACCCCATAAATAGGGTCCTTCTTCTCTTGTCGTCCTGTGGACTCATTATTTGCCTTTGTGTGCAGGTTCTATGTTAAGGAAGTAACTCTGTCTACATACAAGGCCAGCATAGGAAGTGTTCTCCATACTGTCCCTGAAGTGTTAAGGGACAGTATGGAGAACACTTCCTGAGGATCTACAGTACCAGACCTGATGATATGTGTTGTGTGATTCACTTTTTCTTACCTGTGCACGATGCTCACCAACAGAGAACTGCACCACAGCAAAGTTGGGTGAGGTGTGGCTCGCTTCGATGCGTTCCACGGTGGACGAGTCGATCTTCAGTTCACTGCTGATCTCAGCACTCTGGATGAAGTCGTCTGTCTTCAGGTCCTCCACGCGTTTCAGCTCCCCGTCAGCCAGCTGGATGATGGAGCCCTTGATGAAATATGGGGGGAGCGAGGGAGGCACCACAGTACTGGATGGGGCAGGAGGCGCAGAAGAAGCAACCAGTCCCGGCGGCACAGGAACAATGGGGAGATGAAGCTGGGCTTGGACCACAGCACCAGAAGCGGCTTGGTGAAATGAGCCGCTGTGGGTTTCCAGAGTTTCTCCTTTGGGAGCAGTGGCAGCAATGTACGTGTGTGGGAGTGTAGTAGGAAAAGGTGTTACTTGAGTAGATGATGTAACATGGGAAGTTACAGGTTCCAAAGTAGTGACTCCACCTCCACTAACAGGGATGATGACTGGTTGTGCACCAGGAATGAGTAAGTGTTGTGGCAGGCTGGTATGGTAACTGATTGGTGTATGCTGGCTTCCAGTACCCCCTGCGATGTAACCAATGATAGGTGGCTGGGGGTAAATACTGGTGGAGGGGAGCCCCATTGACAGTGACTCTGTGGCGTTGTGTGTGGTCTGGATGACGGTCTGGGGCGACAGTGTGCCGACAGCTTTCAGGCTGTCTACACTTAATGGAGGTGGAAAAGTGAATGAGGAAGTGCTATTGGTGGATGAGGGTGTGCGATTGATAGGCTTGCCCAGGATGATGCCACCTTTCTCCAGATGTGCAGAGGGCGGAGGTCAGCTTCTCAGGGCTGCCTCTGGGTGGTACCAGCTGGTGGTCTCCATGGCTGTTGGGCATTAGCATGACAGAGGTTCTCAGCCCTGAGGGATCATGAGTAGAGTAGTCTGATGGCAGGACCAGCTGGCGGGGCTCGTTGGAGGACAAAGACGATGTGAGATCCCGTGATTTGCTCCCTGACTTGTAGAGGCCGGATTCTGTGGATGCTCCAACGCGCCTGCCCCTTTCCAGCTCTCCATTGTGGAGCTCTCTAGGTCTGGAGCCACCTTCCTCTTTCCTGTTGGGTCCATCTGTATAATGCACCACAACATGGGACATCCCATGTCCCAAAGTATGGTGAGGGTGCAATGTGTGGGGAGGAAGGTGAACACCTCCTTGGTGATGAGGCGACGGCACAGTCCGTGGGGAGGTTGACATTTGAACATGGTGAGGGGTGTGGTCGGTAGCGGGTGGAGGCATTGAGGTCCGCCCAATGGATGCTCGGTGCTGGTCATGTTTAGAGGTCTGCGAAAGAGCAGAGgctgcctctgtgtgtgagggtctctgtgcagaggaggaagagaagggagggggtggaggaggaggtgggagcaGCTGGGGAGAGATGTAGCCGGTGTATGGTGCAGGGTAGGGTGAGGTTATAAACTGCAGATTGGGAGGGAGCTGGGTGTAATGGACAGTTCCTCCAACTGTGGATTGTGACAGGGGGGATGTATAAACTGTGGGAAGAGAGGAGACTAGCCtcagagaggaagatgaagtgTCTGACGTGGAGGAGAGGGTTTTATACTGGGGCCCATCAGACTGAGTGGAGCTACGGTGCCCACCCACACCACTCTCATTACCACCAGCCACGCTGGCAAGCCACGCCATGTTCTCTGTGCGCTGGCTGTCACAGGCAGGTGGCATGGTAGGGGAGCGATTTTCAGATGGTAATGTGCTTGAGGGGATCTCCCTCTTCTTTGGGGGCAGACATTCATTACTGCGTTCCTGATTGGACTTCATGCTGATTTCACCTCACGTCCCTTAACTGTACTTGCGTTATCTTTCCTTAACTTTTGAACGTCTACAGCTTCCTCTTTCTTTTGGCCTCTCTCTCTAACTTTCTATTTcactttcctttctccttttctgacttgtgatgttttgtctttttttctcacgTAATTTAACCTCCCCAAGCTTgtctttccttccctctctaTGCAGATCACCTAAGGGTGTAGATATTCAGGTCTTTTCGTAGTGAACAAAGAAAATCCAGGCCTCAAAAAGCAGGTAAGGAAGGATTAAAGATGGAGATGAAGATATGGAGGGTTGGTTAGAGAAGAGGGGTAGGGTGGTCTGTTTTCGGTCCAGGGGTCTTTAACGTTTCAAGAGTGAGCTCAGTGTAGTAGGGAAGAGTGTCACGATGTCACACCTGCAGCGGCCGCCGAGGACGACGGGGGGCCGAGTGCGTTGCACTTCATGCGGAATCATTTCCCTGGAAAAGCAAACCTGCCCACATGCAGCACAATCCTGTGAAAGACAAAGACCGACAGTTAAGAAAAGATgctgattttaaataaatgcacaaatacataGAAATTCCTGGCCTATGTGTGCAGTCTGTTTTTGTCTAGAGATATAATGATAGATGACAGGCCTTCTCTCAAAACTCAAAAGGTGGTGTTCAGTGTAGATGTGCAGTAAGATGAAGGTTTTgcaataagaataagaataagaataagaataagaataagaataagaataagaataagaataagaataagaataagaataagaataagaatttAATAATCCCAATGTACAGTAGTACTTTATGTTTGATGAGCAAACTTCAATTCAAAAAACAACATGGTTCCAACAAatgcacaacattaaaatgaaaaacaacgTTCAGAGGAGCACGATTTCCCAGAAAAATTATGCACTGCACCAAAAAATTCAGTAGCACAACCAGAAGTTCCATGAAAAGAAACTGTTGAGCAAGACGTTTACTGCTCGAAGGTCAATGAAAAGGCCATGAGCCAACAAAAGGACGCCCTGCATCAACAAACGCAAGAGCTCGACAAACAgctccaaaacaaaaataaggcCACGGAGTAACACAAGGACACTGCAATGAGTTCTGAAGTGCATAAAGGAACATATAGGAAGATAAATTAACGGTTATTTATGAAaaatatgtgtgcacacatacagacacactgtaaaactgttaaATTAATATGTTATTTGGTCAAATATGACATCGACTGGACCATATTAGATCACACCATGTGTGGTGGCTGTAGGTTTTAGAGTCAAGTCAGAAGCAATGgaagcagaataaaaataataacaaccaAAGTGGTTCTGATGCAGAAGCTTACTAACTAATAATATGATTCCAGTTTCCATCACCTGCAGTACTTGAGCTTCCAATAACATGCTTGTGCTAAACTGAAAAAGTAAGTGTGACTGCCTaccatgtgtgtgtgccatcTGTTAGCAGGGACCCCCTGCCGCAAAAGATGGAAAGCTTGGTGTGAATCTCATAAATAATGTACAAGCATTTCAAGCACATGCATCCacccacatatacacacacaaccaagCACATACACCGTCTTGCTTACTCAAACAATGACACCTGGGCATATTCAATTATGCTGACACATGTTCTtttcctgacacacacagcacaagttcacacacaaacacattgcaCGTCAACACAGTGTTTCATCAGCTAATGCACAAAACCATGTGCACTAAAGACTCTTTGTAAAATGGACAGTGTAACAGTTTACTAACacactacaaactacaaaactacaaacgCATTGACAATTGTGAATCTATTTTCTGAAGATGGTGAACTAACATCatcacagagtgtgtgtggttcATTCAACTATCAAAtatgcacaaagacacatgactgtgaaaataaaaatcagaataTAAACTAATACTTGTGTATATAAGGATCTTTAACTCCCCACAATGCCATTGTTGCTAGTTATTGTTACTACTAGCTACTGCTTACATTGCAAACCAGTAGGCTGTTATAAACACCATCAAAAGCACaaggaaatgaaatgactgGGTCAACCTCGCCCAGGTTTCCTGGGGCTCATTTACTAATTCCTGTTGAGTGTAGAGTGATACCTACTGtacccactgtgtgtgtggacatcTGAAGCTTATTCCTGTGACTTAAGATGTGTCGTACtgcaactacaactacaactcaGAGACAGGCATACAAATAAGCACGCACACTCATGCAAGTTTTGTTTCATGGTAGTGAAAGCCCACATGCACGCTTCAAACACAGGCCATCAGTTCATTCGAGCAGGCATGACTCAGAGGTGTGTTGAGAGGTGGTGTTGATCAGTGAGCTTATACAACTATGATGCACTCTCCTCTGCCACTCCTTCACTCTGCCCCTCACTCGACTCCTTTCCTGCCTCAACCTGCCCAGTTCTCTTTCTTCATAACTTCATTCTCAGTAATCATTCTTCCATCTAAtgattttacatgtttgttcTTAATCTTCTGTCTCTCAGCATCTTTGCTTATTCTCTGTTGGCACGTTTTCACATTAATCTTATAATTGTGTTTCCCCTCTACTGTACCacagcacatttactgtattgcTTATGCTGTGTCACAGTGTACAATcagaacagataaaaaaaaaaatacaaacttttcTGCGTGTATTCACTGAACTCttcactaaattaaaaaataagaggATTACTATGTGTCTGAGAGCTCTCAGATCTGAGCCATTTCATATCAGCTGTCACATCAAACACTGACAACGTCTGTACATCCAGCCACAGATCAGTTCATGCTGCCATCTATGAGCGCTTTTATCTTCAGAGCAAAGCACATCACTTCTGACAGTTCAGTCCAGAATGtgaacaaagttttttttaagaattgCAGGAGAAATATTACATGCATTGTGCAATAGGATATATGGTACTGCTGTTCCATTAGTAGTAATGTGTGTGATATGACACTGCAGCCACTAACCGAGAAGTGTCATGTTGCACTACTGCTGACTTGTACGTCGACATTATACAACACTGAAACGCAGGACCATAAATTCATGAACAGGTGGAAGGACACAAGTAGTTAGTGagaggacaaaaagaagaaaatgctaTAAAATTAGCTATAAACTCCACCCACTTTGCTGTGTGAGAATCTTTTGTATcttaaacaagaaaaagaaaaaagaaaacagcagcaattagtaaagaaagacacagaggaggtCTGCAAAGGGATTTGAGGAAAGGATCAAGACGAGTAGAAAGGCGAAAAATGGGAGAACAGCAGTATGAGAGTGTGGAAAGGGAGAGACACACAGGGGatagggaaagagaaagaggtagGCAGGTTTAACTGACCTACATTGCAAAAAGAGAGAGTATTGCTTCACTGAAACtgacactcaaacacacattcactgaacaGCTATGTCACCTGAATCTTGCTGAGTTTGCAGAGTGCATGGCTGTGTgagcacaggtgtgtgtgaagATATTAGATGACCTGTAACCCAAGCTGTGTGTCCTCCATGTGAtttactctctcacacacgtTAACAAACGCACCTTATGCACCTTCCCAAAgcttgtgtatttctttttactCATACTCATggcatagtgtgtgtgtgtgtgtgtgtgtgtgtgtgtgagagagagagagtgtgtgtgtgagtgttatgGACTATACTATTGTCCTTCTATGGTCAAAACAATGGAGGTGTGTATGTCACACTCTTTATCCTTCACACTCACAGACCCATGCACCCACACCCACACTGCGTACTTTCCAATATACTTTCTGTATACAGGAAACCTGTCCCTTCCCGTATACCTggtgcacatactttttttttatgcaaaaagTCCTCTGCTCCTACGTAAAAAACTATCTTTTATCTATAAAGCCTTCATTTTCCATTACAAAAAAACTATGAAATGTTTACAATAACAACAGACtctcaaagacacaaacacacagttccAACCTTCATCAAGtctaaaaaatgtatttataggtCTGCCTGTGCTAAATGCTCTATAACTTTGATTAACATAGAACGGGAATTTAAAGAGTCTTGTTATGTTGGTACTGTGATAAACTGTTGACCTGTCCACAGTGAAGCTGGGAAAGGCTCTAATAAATGTAGCATTAAACTCtagatttgttgttgtagtttttgttgaTGATATCAACTCGGATGCATTTAACTTCAGTTGTCAGCAGCATCAACATGATCTATAATTACATACAGGTATGTCCGGTCTATAAACAAATACCACTTCAAACAACCTTAAAGAGAAATGTATATTCAACTTTGCACTGAATATAACAACTCAAGATGTTGGAATGACTGCATTGGATGGTTTTAAAAATAGCTTAAAGTCAAGCGAAGTCAAGGTTCACTAGTAATAACTGGGAGCAGGAGCGATACTGGGGGTTCTAGGCAGCAGAGGCCATGtggattttatttcttttgaattTTTTGCTGAGGTGTCAGGAGGCCCAAATTATTACCCATGATTGCATGACTGCAGGTCGAGTATGTCATATTGAAATAACCCAAGCTGCAAACCACAAAGGACAACGAGATAAAATTGTAGTGTCATGTCACTGAATGTTTACCTATTAACTACTTCAGGAAATGACATagataattatacaaaaatagcattttgccaatgcttttattattttgttggaTAAAGCATTTAGTTAAGTGCtgtagaaaacaggaaaaatggtTTGCGTGggctacatacagtatgtgtgttgcatttgagtctttgtgtgtgtgtgattgcccagtcataatcataatcatgaTCAAAGGGATAAGTCCAACGTGATGCATTATCTCACTGCTAAATTTAGTTCAACTGGAAAGTACAGTGTTGCTGCAGGCTCAGACTTCTCTGTCGCTCTCTACTTCTCTATTTCTTCCTCTACGCCTCTCTGTAGCCTTTTGTCTATGTGGTTTTTCATTAGTGTGGGTGTCTGTTTGCATGTGGATTTGCATATGTGCgttcatgtgtgtgcacattacGGAGACCCTTGCCAGACTGGGAATTCTGAGGCTGCCACTTTATTCACTGCCACTCTCCTCAAGTgattacacacaaacaacaacaacaacaacaagacacacacacacacagagacacacacattggAGTATGGTCAGATAGTGAGAGACTAATGGAGGATCCACCATtgacagatggagacagagagttAGAGAAGCAGAGCAAGAGAAAAGGGAGgggtgacagagaaaaagagaaggaagagcaGGCAGAGGGAGAGTGGTTAAGAGttacacaaacaaagagaagcagagatggagagaaacaaatgactgtgagaaaaggagagactctgtttcagaaaacaaacacttagGCAGAGTTGCATGACTTGCACTTTCTCACCCCTCGACAACCCTGAGGTTGGGTGGGTGTTTGGGAGAGAGGGGTGGGAGGGTgtagacagagagacagacagtcaggGAGAgcctgggagagagagagacaagggCCAATGACAGGAGAGGAATGAGAGAAatgtgagaagagaagagaagagaagagaagagaagagaagagaagagaagagaagagaagagaagagaagagaagagaagagaagagaagggaagagaagagaagagaagagaagcactTCAGGGTGATGGCAGAATGAGAGAAACAAGCACTGTCGATTGTAGGAAAAACTAGGGCAGACGCAGTACGCACTTACAAATGACATGCTCTGATACAACAAGACAAGCGTTCAGGACAcacatgcgcgcgcacacacacacacacacacttgctgactctctctaaccctcacaGAGAGTTCATTCAGAGTAAGCGCAAAAGTGTGTGAAGTGTACTTACCAGGGGAACAGGAGTAGCCCACTTCTGCAGCAtgctctctctcaccctctcttgTTCCTTTCCTCCCTTaactcctctcttctcctgctctgccGTGTCCTTTGAATATAGCACCCTGAGTCGCTCCGTCTCCCTCTATTCCTCAAGCGGAAAATCCCAAGCAGCGTACTTGTGCTGCAAACTGCTCTCAGCCTTCCTCAaccccaaacacacatcacagacacacacacacacgcagccaAGAACCCTAAATCTTGCCAGCGAGGCAGGAAGCTCCTTCACTACCACTGACACATAGCACTCAggtgatcacacacacacacacagacacacaacatttGTATCACACACTTGCACACGCCCACAGGGAGGGAGTCCCGCATGCAGAGCTCCAACGTGTATTATGCAAGGGGGCTGAATGCGTGCCAGAACTCTCACACTGTctgctctacacacacacacacacacacacacacacacacacacacactcacaaacacactctcatacacacagaacCACTCCCACAGTTCGCTCAGCCAACTTCATCAGGTATTcattcaaaaaacacacacacgccagcTGGCTAAACGCCCAGAGACCGCTTacaagcagagaaagagagtgagggagaaagagagagaaagagggtggGAGGGTGTTACAGTGAGAAGGGCAGAGAGGGTAGTGTGGGAGAGAtaaaaaaaggagggagggaggtagagggggaggaagagagtGAGCAGTAGAGATTAGAGAGAGAGCACATGAAAGGGTGACACATggaaaacacatgtacacagagaGATATGCTTGTATGGAGTACTGCAACTGCATCGATACTGCTACATTAACCTCTCCGGGGTTTTTGTGCAACTGATTGATTAATCACCACTTGTACGATGCCCATCACAATTTCACAGAGCCCAAAGAgaggattttaaatattttaataccAATCAACTGTTCAAAACCcagatattacattttaattgataTACAACAGAAGAAAATTGCGTGAACAAAAAGTTATTAAAActgttgcttttcattttcagtcagttCAGCAACTGAGAAGGGATAAAATTTAATATCAGCATGaagtaaatacatttcataCGCCTgcactcacatttacacaaatacaatcatctgtatttatacacacaaaGAGGTAGgtctgacaaagacaaatatgcCACAGATCAAGATCAATGATAGTTAAAAATGTGTTGGCACCAGTATCTACAATCCACTGTACTTCTTCCTTTGCACCACTAGATGCCACCAGTGATTACTTGTGCATCAGTCTATTTCTGTTAGTTAGCTGACCTAGTTAAAAGACCATTTGGAAGTAAATATAGATGAAATGTGCTCCTCAATGCTAAGACATGTAGCACGCACAGTGCAGAAGTGAGCACTCACTCCTAAGacattatcacacacacacacacatacacacacacacaggattgTAATGAATCCCAGTAGATTCAGTGGGTCTAAACATGCACTAAAA
Above is a genomic segment from Anabas testudineus chromosome 11, fAnaTes1.2, whole genome shotgun sequence containing:
- the atxn1a gene encoding LOW QUALITY PROTEIN: ataxin-1a (The sequence of the model RefSeq protein was modified relative to this genomic sequence to represent the inferred CDS: inserted 2 bases in 1 codon) encodes the protein MKSNQERSNECLPPKKREIPSSTLPSENRSPTMPPACDSQRTENMAWLASVAGGNESGVGGHRSSTQSDGPQYKTLSSTSDTSSSSLRLVSSLPTVYTSPLSQSTVGGTVHYTQLPPNLQFITSPYPAPYTGYISPQLLPPPPPPPPFSSSSAQRPSHTEAASALSQTSKHDQHRASIGRTSMPPPATDHTPHHVQMSTSPRTVPSPHHQGGVHLPPHTLHPHHTLGHGMSHVVVHYTDGPNRKEEGGSRPRELHNGELERGRRVGASTESGLYKSGSKSRDLTSSLSSNEPRQLVLPSDYSTHDPSGLRTSVMLMPNSHGDHQLVPPRGSPEKLTSAXSAHLEKGGIILGKPINRTPSSTNSTSSFTFPPPLSVDSLKAVGTLSPQTVIQTTHNATESLSMGLPSTSIYPQPPIIGYIAGGTGSQHTPISYHTSLPQHLLIPGAQPVIIPVSGGGVTTLEPVTSHVTSSTQVTPFPTTLPHTYIAATAPKGETLETHSGSFHQAASGAVVQAQLHLPIVPVPPGLVASSAPPAPSSTVVPPSLPPYFIKGSIIQLADGELKRVEDLKTDDFIQSAEISSELKIDSSTVERIEASHTSPNFAVVQFSVGEHRAQVSVEVLVEYPFFVFGQGWSSCCPDRTTQLLELPCTKLSVGDVCISLTLKNLRNGSLKKTQPLELATPASVPASSHGHLKPPRLVSDTPQSCSGGGSRHGERENGISQRRSGGSGNGSGGGTNMENGDLMIVERESVSKGQVAGCAEAASSRPSGGRKRRWSAPEGRKVEKSEEEPPLTLPKPSFIPHEVKVSIEGRSNIGK